The stretch of DNA CGTGTCACTCGCCGCTCAGCTCGCGGCCGAGGGCATCAGCGTGAACGCCGTCGCTCCGGGGACGGTCGCGACACCGCTGACCACCGCGATGCTCGACACCCCCGACAAGCTCGCCGCCGCCGCGGCGAAAATCCCGGCAGGACGCCTCGCCGAACCGAGCGACATCGCGCGAGCCGTCGCCTTCCTCTGCGGCCCCGACTCCGACTACGTCCACGGCCACACGCTCGTCGTCGACGGAGGATGGCTGCTGCGCTGAGGGGCAGGCGGCTCCGGTGACGTAGGGTGTGGCCTCGTGCCAGAACTGCCCGAGGTCGAGACCGTCCGCGCCGGGCTCGCGCCCGTCGTCTCCGGTGCGTCGGTCACCGGGGTACGGGTGCTCGACGGCCGCTCCCTGCGCCGCCACCTGGGTCCGGTCGAGTCGTTCGCCGATGAGCTCGTCGGGGCGACGTTCGCGGGAGCGGTGCGTCGCGGCAAGTTCCTGTGGCTGCCCATCGAGGGAGTCGACCGTGCTCTCGTCGCACACCTGGGGATGAGCGGCCAAGTGCTGCTGCGCACGTCCGACGCCGAGGACGATCGACTGCTGCGCATCCGGATCGAGATCGACTCGCCCGAGCACGGGCCGCTCAGCCTCGCCTTCGTCGACCAGCGGATCTTCGGGTCGATGGCGATCGACGATCTGCTACCGGGCGACGGGAGGGCGGCGGGCTTCGGATCCGACGATCCGCGCGTGCCAGGGCAGGTCGCGCACATCGCGCGGGATCCGCTCGATCCCGCCTTCGACGAGCGCGCGTTC from Herbiconiux sp. L3-i23 encodes:
- the mutM gene encoding bifunctional DNA-formamidopyrimidine glycosylase/DNA-(apurinic or apyrimidinic site) lyase, with the translated sequence MPELPEVETVRAGLAPVVSGASVTGVRVLDGRSLRRHLGPVESFADELVGATFAGAVRRGKFLWLPIEGVDRALVAHLGMSGQVLLRTSDAEDDRLLRIRIEIDSPEHGPLSLAFVDQRIFGSMAIDDLLPGDGRAAGFGSDDPRVPGQVAHIARDPLDPAFDERAFFAALRRRNTGIKRALLDQTLVSGVGNIYADEALWAAKLHFETPTSTLSRPKATTLLAELRSVLARALEDGGTSFDAQYVNVNGASGYFSQRLNAYGQQGKPCARCGRPIARTAFMNRSSHYCPHCQRLPRLKTP